One segment of Corynebacterium caspium DSM 44850 DNA contains the following:
- a CDS encoding MFS transporter: MQTKTHAVNPKAAVPVLLFSFVFCLVVDNGFKTMTGPMATGLGIDPNTASLQASLAGVIIGIGAVVYAALSDSIPIRKLMLIGVGLIVAGSLLGFFFSGSWPMVLTGRIIQTTGLAAAETLYVIYVRKHLKESDQKTYLGFSTAAFQSGLLIGALTSGILSTYVSWTVMFLVPLVLVLTIPFLIKNVPVDEAVEGHLDVLGLFLIAVFAASLTMFMQAFNYLWAIPAVLAILAFAFHVAKGREPLVTPEFFRNGRYVFAIILVFIVYSTQLGFIFMLPFAANDLHGMEQDKAAYLMIPGYICAILVGVGSGAIGKKLNSRITIILALASIGGSLVLSALFIATSVAVLVIAIIFFASGFALLYAPLVNTALSTIPATKSGIAIGFYNLIINISIPLGIAYTAKMQAVGMSYSAVLWVLAVIVGIGALIYIIADRSLLAKETRAGVVINA; the protein is encoded by the coding sequence GTGCAAACCAAGACCCATGCTGTGAACCCCAAAGCAGCAGTGCCGGTGCTGCTTTTTTCCTTCGTTTTCTGCCTGGTAGTAGATAACGGCTTCAAAACGATGACCGGGCCCATGGCTACCGGTCTCGGAATTGACCCCAATACTGCCAGCCTGCAGGCCTCGCTGGCAGGCGTAATTATTGGTATCGGCGCAGTTGTATACGCTGCCCTCTCAGATTCGATCCCAATTCGTAAGCTCATGCTAATTGGGGTGGGGCTCATCGTAGCGGGCTCCCTCCTAGGATTCTTTTTCTCCGGCAGCTGGCCGATGGTACTAACCGGGCGCATCATTCAAACCACCGGCCTAGCTGCGGCAGAAACCCTCTACGTAATCTATGTGCGCAAACACCTCAAAGAATCTGACCAGAAAACCTACCTCGGTTTCTCCACCGCCGCATTCCAATCCGGCCTCCTAATTGGGGCGCTAACCTCAGGTATCCTCTCCACCTATGTTTCCTGGACAGTAATGTTCCTAGTACCGCTGGTACTAGTACTTACCATTCCCTTCCTGATTAAAAATGTTCCAGTAGATGAAGCCGTCGAAGGCCACCTAGATGTGCTCGGACTATTCCTAATCGCGGTATTCGCAGCCTCGCTAACCATGTTTATGCAGGCCTTTAACTACCTATGGGCAATTCCGGCAGTACTAGCTATTTTGGCCTTTGCTTTCCACGTAGCTAAAGGACGCGAACCCCTAGTAACCCCGGAATTCTTCCGCAACGGGCGCTATGTATTTGCCATTATCTTGGTCTTTATCGTGTACTCCACCCAGCTGGGCTTCATCTTCATGCTGCCCTTTGCTGCCAATGACCTCCACGGAATGGAACAAGATAAGGCAGCATACCTAATGATCCCCGGCTATATCTGTGCCATCTTGGTAGGTGTGGGATCCGGTGCCATCGGAAAGAAACTCAACTCGCGGATCACCATCATCTTGGCCCTGGCTTCTATTGGTGGCTCCCTAGTACTAAGTGCGCTATTTATTGCCACCTCCGTAGCCGTGCTAGTTATTGCCATCATCTTCTTCGCCTCCGGCTTCGCCCTGCTCTACGCCCCGCTGGTAAATACCGCCCTGAGCACTATCCCGGCCACCAAATCAGGTATCGCCATTGGTTTCTACAACCTGATCATTAATATTTCCATCCCGCTAGGTATTGCCTATACCGCCAAAATGCAGGCCGTGGGAATGTCATATAGCGCAGTGCTATGGGTACTAGCAGTAATTGTGGGCATAGGTGCTTTGATCTACATCATCGCTGATCGCTCCTTACTAGCTAAGGAAACCCGCGCCGGGGTAGTAATCAACGCTTAA
- the deoC gene encoding deoxyribose-phosphate aldolase — protein MLTRSDLAQMIDHTLLKPEATAAEVAALAAEAAALGTYSICVSPSQLPVEVAADVHVATVVGFPSGAVKAEIKALEAARAIADGAEEVDMVINIALAKEGRFEELTAEIAAVREAVPAPNILKVIIESAALNDGEIVAACKAAAAAKADFVKTSTGFHPAGGATVHAVSLMSKTVGGSLGVKASGGIRDAATAQAMVEAGATRLGLSASRAILEELD, from the coding sequence ATGTTGACTCGTAGTGACCTAGCCCAAATGATCGACCACACACTACTAAAGCCAGAGGCAACGGCTGCCGAAGTAGCTGCCCTAGCTGCCGAAGCCGCCGCCCTAGGCACCTATTCAATTTGTGTTTCTCCTTCGCAACTTCCAGTAGAGGTAGCTGCTGATGTACACGTAGCCACCGTGGTGGGCTTTCCATCGGGGGCAGTAAAAGCTGAAATCAAAGCTCTAGAAGCTGCCCGCGCTATTGCCGATGGCGCCGAAGAAGTAGATATGGTTATCAATATTGCCCTGGCTAAAGAGGGCCGTTTTGAGGAACTCACCGCCGAAATTGCGGCAGTGCGCGAAGCTGTACCAGCACCAAATATTTTGAAAGTAATCATTGAATCTGCCGCACTTAATGACGGCGAAATCGTAGCCGCCTGTAAGGCCGCAGCCGCAGCAAAAGCAGATTTTGTCAAGACCTCCACTGGTTTCCACCCCGCTGGAGGAGCCACCGTACATGCAGTTTCGCTCATGTCGAAAACCGTAGGTGGCAGCCTAGGAGTAAAAGCTTCCGGTGGCATCCGCGACGCCGCCACTGCCCAAGCAATGGTAGAAGCCGGTGCAACCCGCCTAGGGCTTTCTGCATCCCGAGCAATTTTAGAGGAGCTGGACTAA
- a CDS encoding phospho-sugar mutase, whose protein sequence is MHTALLETARQWAEHDPDPKTKAEILALIAAQDIPALQAAFHGPLAFGTAGLRAPVGAGESRLSRAVVIRTTYGLVSWLKEKIGAAPKIVIGCDARYGSADFYKDAAEVISAAGGTALILPPQNPTPLTAFTVKKLSCDAGIMVTASHNPPADNGYKVYLGGRVEIGAGEGVQIVPPADKEIAAAIAAAPFADEIARNRDNIQEIDTRAAYLERALQLASPAGGTAAASIVTIALTAMHGVGAKLGEELLSRAGYQVSLVPEQAEPDPDFPTVSFPNPEEPGALDLSKTHAQRIGGDVIIAYDPDADRCAVATPDTNAANGWRQLTGDELGALLGDYLASRKPAGAFANSIVSGRLLSKIAAGYGRPHTATLTGFKWIARTPELVYGYEEAIGYCCDPQAVADKDGISTSLVVAAMVADLKASGSNLDEALDNIYRKHGFYHTAPLTFRVEDLQLIADGMSKLRANPPQELAGAAVVEVRDMAKDELGIGATEGMYFRSSADDRVICRPSGTEPKLKCYLEVVLPVGADGIIPKAAAKERIAQIAAELRTFLDI, encoded by the coding sequence ATGCACACCGCGCTCCTTGAGACTGCTCGTCAATGGGCAGAACATGATCCAGACCCAAAAACTAAGGCCGAAATTCTAGCTCTAATAGCGGCACAAGATATCCCAGCCCTGCAAGCAGCCTTCCATGGCCCGCTAGCCTTTGGTACTGCCGGACTACGGGCTCCTGTTGGTGCAGGAGAATCCCGCCTCAGCCGCGCCGTAGTAATCCGCACAACTTATGGGCTGGTCAGCTGGCTAAAAGAGAAAATCGGCGCAGCACCAAAAATCGTAATCGGTTGCGATGCCCGCTACGGTTCCGCCGATTTTTATAAAGATGCCGCAGAGGTTATTTCAGCAGCTGGCGGTACCGCACTTATTTTGCCGCCACAAAACCCCACTCCACTAACTGCTTTTACGGTAAAAAAACTCAGCTGCGATGCCGGCATTATGGTCACTGCCAGCCATAATCCGCCAGCCGATAATGGCTATAAAGTGTATCTGGGCGGTCGGGTAGAAATTGGTGCCGGCGAAGGCGTACAAATTGTGCCCCCTGCCGATAAAGAGATTGCTGCCGCCATTGCCGCTGCACCTTTTGCAGATGAAATTGCGCGAAATCGGGACAATATCCAAGAAATAGATACCCGCGCCGCATATTTAGAAAGAGCTCTCCAACTAGCCAGCCCCGCCGGCGGCACAGCTGCAGCCAGCATCGTAACCATCGCTTTAACTGCGATGCACGGAGTAGGGGCCAAATTAGGAGAAGAACTCCTCAGCCGCGCCGGGTACCAAGTTTCCTTGGTCCCAGAACAAGCCGAACCAGATCCAGATTTCCCCACCGTAAGCTTCCCCAATCCAGAAGAACCAGGGGCCCTGGATCTTTCCAAAACCCATGCACAGCGCATCGGGGGAGATGTAATTATTGCCTATGATCCAGATGCGGATCGTTGCGCCGTAGCCACCCCCGATACAAATGCGGCCAATGGTTGGCGCCAACTCACCGGCGATGAATTAGGAGCCTTACTCGGAGATTATCTAGCTTCCCGAAAACCAGCAGGAGCTTTTGCTAATTCCATAGTTTCTGGCCGCTTGCTCTCCAAGATTGCTGCTGGATATGGGCGCCCCCACACCGCCACCCTCACTGGATTTAAGTGGATAGCGCGCACTCCAGAACTAGTTTATGGCTATGAAGAAGCCATCGGTTATTGCTGTGATCCCCAGGCAGTAGCCGATAAGGATGGCATATCAACTTCGCTGGTAGTAGCAGCAATGGTGGCTGATTTAAAGGCTAGCGGAAGCAACCTCGATGAAGCCCTCGATAATATTTACCGCAAACACGGTTTCTATCACACCGCACCATTAACTTTCCGGGTAGAAGACCTCCAACTCATTGCCGATGGCATGTCCAAACTGCGCGCCAATCCGCCCCAAGAACTTGCCGGTGCTGCCGTGGTGGAGGTACGCGATATGGCCAAAGATGAACTAGGTATCGGGGCTACTGAGGGCATGTATTTCCGGAGTAGCGCCGATGACCGCGTAATTTGCCGGCCTTCTGGTACCGAACCCAAGCTCAAGTGCTATCTAGAAGTAGTACTTCCAGTGGGTGCCGATGGCATAATTCCCAAAGCCGCAGCAAAGGAACGCATCGCCCAAATAGCTGCAGAACTCCGCACCTTCCTAGATATATAA
- a CDS encoding peptidylprolyl isomerase, which produces MSLKTATAILHTNHGDISIDLFGNHAPATVENFVGLAKGTQEYRTENASGNTEGPFYDGAIFHRVIPGFMIQGGDPTGTGMGGPGYRFADEFHPELRFDRPFLLAMANAGPGTNGSQFFITVAPTPHLNNHHTIFGEVTEAASQQVVSDIARVATDRQDRPVEPVVITSVEIIEA; this is translated from the coding sequence ATGAGTTTGAAGACTGCAACCGCTATCCTGCACACCAACCACGGCGATATCTCTATCGACCTCTTTGGTAATCATGCCCCGGCCACCGTAGAAAATTTTGTGGGCTTGGCAAAGGGTACCCAGGAATACCGCACTGAGAATGCCTCTGGTAACACTGAAGGTCCCTTCTACGACGGTGCTATCTTCCACCGCGTAATCCCCGGTTTCATGATCCAAGGTGGTGACCCCACTGGCACTGGCATGGGGGGTCCCGGCTACCGCTTCGCCGATGAATTCCACCCAGAACTACGCTTTGATCGCCCCTTCCTGCTAGCTATGGCCAACGCTGGCCCTGGCACCAACGGTTCCCAGTTCTTCATCACCGTTGCCCCCACCCCGCACCTCAATAACCACCACACCATCTTCGGTGAGGTCACTGAAGCTGCTTCCCAGCAGGTAGTTTCTGATATTGCTCGGGTTGCTACTGACCGCCAAGATCGTCCGGTTGAGCCCGTAGTAATTACCTCTGTAGAGATCATCGAAGCCTAA
- a CDS encoding rhomboid family intramembrane serine protease produces the protein MLVNYFRASLKTTPITAVLVAICTGIWIFSALWSTSLSNTGANPLAQAWMLNPESLAYSTGWKHWWPLLGHTFIHLDVQHLGLNMIFLWLFGRELEAFLGSRYFAVAYFICGLGGAAGVLFLEQGSWTGGASGCLYGLMAIFIFVARQRSRDLRAPIVLILANLVFSFITPGISLGGHLGGFLAGLCVGATLLLKNSQLRAWLLLAVGAGCVAAIYAALALVYFQ, from the coding sequence ATGTTAGTTAACTATTTTCGCGCCTCTTTAAAAACCACTCCGATAACCGCTGTGCTAGTAGCGATATGCACCGGAATCTGGATTTTTAGCGCACTGTGGTCTACCTCCTTATCCAATACCGGAGCAAATCCTCTAGCTCAGGCTTGGATGCTAAACCCAGAATCACTTGCCTATAGCACCGGATGGAAACACTGGTGGCCACTGCTAGGCCACACTTTTATCCACCTAGATGTGCAACACCTGGGGCTAAATATGATTTTCCTGTGGCTCTTTGGACGAGAGCTAGAAGCCTTTCTAGGCAGTCGATATTTTGCGGTGGCCTATTTTATTTGCGGGCTCGGCGGTGCGGCAGGGGTGCTCTTCTTAGAACAAGGCTCATGGACCGGTGGAGCTTCGGGATGCTTATACGGCTTAATGGCTATTTTCATTTTTGTTGCGCGCCAACGCAGTCGAGATTTACGCGCCCCTATTGTGCTAATACTGGCCAATTTGGTCTTTAGCTTTATAACTCCAGGTATTTCCTTGGGTGGACATTTAGGCGGATTTTTAGCCGGGCTCTGCGTGGGGGCGACTTTATTGTTAAAAAATTCCCAATTACGTGCTTGGCTACTACTTGCAGTCGGGGCAGGTTGTGTGGCGGCTATCTATGCGGCGCTCGCCCTAGTTTATTTCCAGTAA
- the crgA gene encoding cell division protein CrgA, whose amino-acid sequence MPKAKITKTTGIPASTASNAANRTPVKINTEGTPVWYKVIMFGLMIIGLAWLVVNYLAGEHISLMLELGPWNYAVGFGFFILGLLMTMGWR is encoded by the coding sequence ATGCCCAAGGCAAAAATTACAAAAACAACCGGTATACCTGCGTCGACGGCATCGAACGCTGCTAACCGCACCCCGGTAAAAATTAATACCGAAGGTACCCCAGTTTGGTACAAGGTGATTATGTTCGGGCTGATGATCATCGGTCTGGCCTGGCTAGTAGTTAACTATCTAGCCGGCGAGCATATCTCGCTCATGTTAGAGCTAGGCCCGTGGAATTATGCCGTAGGCTTCGGTTTCTTCATCCTAGGACTACTGATGACGATGGGTTGGCGCTAA
- the pknB gene encoding Stk1 family PASTA domain-containing Ser/Thr kinase produces MTTISGRYILGEVIGTGGMSDVYAAHDELLGRDVAIKILRIELARDVNFRERFRREAQNSGKLNHPSIVSVYDTGETPIDDISVPYIVMERVVGRTLRDLLQKDGAIEPAAAAAMLIPVCEALQASHDAHIIHRDIKPANIMITNTGTVKVMDFGIARALDDSTSAMTQTSAVIGTAQYLSPEQARGKSADGRSDVYALGCVLYEMLTLRPPFEGETPFAVAYQHVQEDPEPPSSYIPDLTPTQAVNVDAVVLTAMAKHPGDRYQTAADMGRDLKLLSTHAVTRAARTYVASTANGNNIPGAGVAGVTGVTQVVTTAGQDYPTSEQPAITDAMLSATALPTSTTVPARRASGGGATGGGGGGKRRRAEPADKSQQSHVLRWLAALLSVVVLGVGGAFAYDYFIASDGKLSGHSTVEVPDISNMSTAQAQKTLENAGFLVELTEEPNPTVKRGLALRTNPVAGSFLQRGTTVNLVVSTGREETDVPNLKGKTLEEAQDALHQVGLELSTIVREEKSEDIAEGDIISQSPLAGKRAAKGSEVTVTVSLGSAKIKVPELAGVHRSEATETLKSLGFEVEVTMVDSRQPAQFVIAVSDSGTEKEKGSVITLTVSRGNLMNMPDITGMTYPNAVQMLRDAGWRGRLAFGETVKTPLITDADRIAASSPSPGEDLHIDGGVTVRLWTFDLSALAG; encoded by the coding sequence ATGACCACGATTTCTGGACGGTATATTCTTGGCGAGGTAATCGGCACCGGCGGAATGTCGGATGTTTATGCTGCTCACGATGAACTTTTGGGCCGCGATGTAGCTATAAAGATCCTGCGCATTGAACTTGCTCGCGACGTAAATTTCCGCGAACGATTCCGTAGAGAAGCCCAAAATTCTGGGAAGCTAAACCACCCGTCGATTGTGTCGGTATATGACACCGGGGAAACCCCTATCGACGATATCAGCGTGCCTTATATCGTGATGGAAAGAGTGGTAGGGCGCACTCTGCGCGATTTGCTGCAAAAAGATGGCGCCATTGAACCTGCAGCCGCCGCAGCCATGCTCATACCCGTTTGTGAGGCACTGCAAGCAAGCCACGATGCGCATATTATTCACCGCGATATAAAACCGGCGAATATTATGATCACCAATACTGGCACCGTGAAAGTCATGGATTTTGGGATCGCCCGCGCACTAGATGATTCCACCTCTGCGATGACGCAAACCTCCGCAGTAATTGGGACTGCGCAATATCTTTCCCCCGAACAAGCTCGGGGAAAATCTGCCGATGGTCGCTCCGATGTTTATGCCCTGGGCTGTGTGCTCTACGAAATGCTCACCCTCAGGCCGCCATTTGAAGGCGAAACTCCTTTTGCGGTGGCATATCAACATGTTCAAGAAGATCCCGAACCCCCAAGTTCTTATATCCCAGATCTAACACCCACCCAAGCGGTAAATGTGGATGCAGTGGTGCTTACCGCTATGGCAAAACATCCTGGGGATCGTTACCAAACTGCCGCCGATATGGGCCGAGACCTGAAATTACTCTCTACCCATGCGGTGACTAGAGCAGCTCGCACTTATGTAGCAAGCACCGCTAATGGAAATAATATTCCTGGTGCTGGAGTTGCAGGAGTAACCGGAGTGACCCAAGTGGTCACCACTGCGGGCCAGGATTATCCCACCTCTGAACAACCCGCTATTACCGATGCCATGCTAAGTGCCACAGCGCTACCAACAAGCACAACAGTGCCGGCGCGCAGAGCTAGTGGTGGAGGGGCTACCGGTGGTGGCGGTGGCGGGAAGCGTCGGAGAGCCGAACCGGCTGATAAATCGCAACAATCTCATGTTTTACGCTGGTTAGCAGCCCTTTTATCGGTAGTTGTTTTAGGTGTGGGCGGAGCTTTTGCTTATGACTACTTCATTGCCTCCGATGGCAAATTATCCGGGCATTCCACCGTGGAAGTACCCGATATTTCCAATATGTCTACCGCTCAAGCCCAAAAAACTTTGGAAAATGCCGGCTTCTTAGTAGAACTCACCGAAGAACCTAATCCGACGGTAAAACGCGGACTCGCCTTGCGCACCAACCCAGTAGCTGGCTCCTTTTTACAGCGCGGCACCACCGTTAACCTGGTAGTTTCCACTGGACGCGAAGAAACTGACGTACCTAACCTCAAGGGCAAAACCTTAGAAGAAGCCCAAGATGCCCTGCATCAGGTAGGTCTGGAACTTTCGACAATAGTTCGGGAGGAGAAATCTGAAGATATTGCAGAAGGCGATATCATCTCTCAATCCCCACTTGCCGGGAAACGCGCAGCTAAAGGCTCTGAAGTAACAGTTACGGTCTCCCTTGGAAGCGCCAAAATAAAGGTGCCCGAATTAGCGGGAGTGCATCGTAGTGAAGCCACCGAAACCTTGAAATCTTTAGGATTTGAAGTAGAGGTAACCATGGTGGATTCTAGACAACCTGCCCAATTTGTTATCGCAGTAAGTGATAGCGGCACCGAAAAAGAAAAAGGCTCTGTAATCACGCTCACGGTGTCTCGCGGGAACCTGATGAATATGCCAGATATCACCGGCATGACCTACCCAAATGCGGTGCAAATGTTGCGCGATGCCGGTTGGCGCGGCCGTCTCGCCTTTGGCGAAACCGTAAAAACTCCCCTAATTACCGATGCTGATCGCATCGCCGCTAGTAGTCCTTCCCCTGGGGAAGATCTACATATTGATGGTGGTGTAACCGTGCGGTTGTGGACTTTCGACCTCTCCGCACTGGCCGGGTAA
- a CDS encoding serine/threonine-protein kinase, with protein MTGRHNSASNGASADRDRLQALIGDAYRLQWVIGHGGMSTVWLADDTIHDREVAIKVLRPEYSNSAEFLERFRNEAAAAQKIHSRNVVATYDYQEIPEENGMVFCFIVMEFIRGEALSELLARQGALPEDTALQIIEQAAHGLGAIHNLGMIHRDIKPGNIMITEHGVAKIADFGIAKAAAATPLTRTGMVVGTAQYVSPEQAQGLALAAASDVYSLGVVAYEALAGKRPFSGDSSVSVVLAHINNQAAPLSTTISAQTRELVNIALRKDPMQRFRTGDQFASAIAAVRLGNRPADPRGYTGELPAAENATSVFDPQAVTQATQIVPPTSATAMGLQTSQAAQAAQAARAAQARQAQQARQVPAPPPKSSQGFFLGLAAAVIVLLLVAGGIYAASQTSRRSEITPSTTPVPTTALVITQTVTPTPTPVTPTTTKTQKSTTESPSPSENPDTLVEIPVPEVSSTTSKTSKPSSTTTQTQEPTSTPADQAEGGTETGGTGNTGRTEAGANAPAISATGGAQ; from the coding sequence ATGACTGGAAGACACAACTCCGCCTCCAATGGAGCATCCGCAGATCGCGATCGCCTCCAAGCACTAATTGGGGATGCTTATCGTCTGCAATGGGTAATCGGGCACGGCGGGATGTCCACTGTGTGGCTTGCCGATGACACCATCCATGATCGCGAAGTAGCCATTAAAGTTTTACGCCCCGAATACTCTAATTCCGCAGAGTTTTTAGAGCGTTTTCGTAATGAAGCTGCCGCGGCCCAAAAAATTCATTCTCGCAATGTGGTAGCCACTTATGACTATCAGGAAATCCCAGAAGAAAACGGGATGGTTTTCTGCTTCATTGTGATGGAATTTATTCGCGGCGAAGCCCTCTCAGAGCTTTTAGCTAGACAAGGTGCGCTGCCTGAAGATACCGCACTACAAATTATTGAGCAGGCCGCCCACGGCTTAGGTGCCATCCATAATCTGGGCATGATCCACCGGGATATCAAACCCGGCAATATTATGATCACCGAACACGGGGTGGCCAAGATTGCCGATTTTGGAATAGCCAAAGCAGCAGCAGCTACTCCCCTTACCCGCACTGGCATGGTAGTGGGTACCGCCCAATATGTTTCCCCCGAACAAGCCCAAGGTTTAGCTTTAGCAGCAGCTTCTGACGTGTATTCCTTAGGGGTTGTAGCCTATGAAGCCCTAGCCGGAAAACGTCCCTTTAGCGGGGATTCCTCAGTTTCGGTGGTGCTGGCACATATTAATAACCAAGCTGCCCCACTTTCTACCACTATCTCTGCCCAAACCAGAGAATTAGTAAATATTGCGCTACGAAAAGATCCCATGCAGCGTTTCCGCACTGGGGATCAATTTGCTAGCGCTATTGCTGCCGTACGCCTGGGGAATCGTCCAGCGGATCCTCGCGGTTATACCGGCGAACTTCCAGCTGCAGAAAATGCCACTTCGGTATTTGATCCCCAAGCTGTAACCCAAGCCACCCAAATAGTGCCGCCAACTAGTGCCACAGCAATGGGCCTGCAAACCAGCCAAGCTGCGCAAGCGGCCCAAGCGGCCCGCGCAGCCCAAGCTCGGCAGGCTCAGCAAGCTCGGCAGGTTCCGGCACCTCCGCCCAAAAGCTCTCAGGGTTTCTTTCTTGGTTTAGCTGCAGCTGTCATAGTATTGCTGCTGGTAGCTGGCGGAATTTATGCGGCTTCGCAGACTTCTCGTCGCAGTGAAATAACCCCTAGCACTACCCCGGTTCCCACTACTGCGCTAGTTATTACGCAAACCGTAACTCCCACCCCCACCCCGGTGACCCCCACTACTACTAAGACTCAGAAATCCACCACGGAAAGTCCTAGTCCTAGCGAAAACCCGGATACACTAGTAGAAATCCCGGTGCCAGAGGTTTCCTCCACTACTTCTAAGACCTCCAAACCAAGTTCAACAACTACGCAAACTCAAGAACCAACTAGTACGCCTGCTGACCAAGCCGAAGGCGGCACCGAAACCGGCGGTACCGGTAATACTGGACGCACCGAAGCGGGCGCAAATGCACCTGCTATCAGTGCCACAGGAGGTGCCCAATGA
- a CDS encoding penicillin-binding transpeptidase domain-containing protein, whose product MNRSIRFTALFSLLLITLLLVNLTYIAGFSQEKYANNPLNKRLLIAATSIPRGAITAGGEELAHSWKDEAGIYHRKYEGDTPAFSNVLGYLSDQFGAAGLELSQNAQLTGTEITTKNWTDRLLGKDPIGNNVHLTLNPEVQRLAYHQLADNGYEGAIVALKPSTGEIIAMAASPSFDNNGLVNPETAENTWQELLATPGNPLLNHATQETLPPGSIFKIVTTAAGLANGYSRDSQLPGAAEITLPGTTQTLTNYGGQTCGGGDGGDVSLLTAFEHSCNTAFVQMSIDMGAAPMQKAATSFGIGQSYDLGIPMANGALGDITDPAIRGQSSIGQRDVSMSALQAAVMAGTVANGGQRMTPHLVSAITDVAGHEVRKIKPEVADSSLDPAIMAEITDLMRASERSTWGYKGTDIASKTGTAEHGDNTLGPHTWYVAFGPSKNADVAVAVVVKNGGHLGAGATGGQVASPLGRTVLEAALRATR is encoded by the coding sequence GTGAATAGATCTATCCGCTTTACCGCGTTGTTTTCACTCCTGCTAATCACTTTGCTATTGGTGAACCTCACTTATATAGCTGGTTTTAGCCAAGAGAAATACGCTAATAACCCCTTAAATAAGCGCCTGCTAATTGCAGCCACTTCTATTCCTCGTGGGGCTATTACTGCCGGTGGCGAAGAACTGGCCCATTCTTGGAAAGATGAAGCTGGGATTTATCACCGTAAATATGAAGGGGATACTCCTGCATTCTCTAATGTTTTAGGTTATCTTTCAGATCAATTTGGGGCTGCCGGGCTAGAGCTCTCCCAAAATGCCCAACTAACGGGCACTGAAATTACTACCAAAAACTGGACGGATAGGTTATTGGGAAAGGATCCCATCGGTAATAACGTGCATCTCACGCTTAATCCAGAGGTGCAACGCCTGGCTTATCACCAGCTAGCTGATAATGGCTACGAAGGTGCAATCGTGGCGCTTAAGCCTTCTACCGGCGAAATCATCGCTATGGCTGCTTCGCCAAGCTTTGATAATAATGGCTTAGTTAATCCCGAAACTGCGGAAAATACTTGGCAAGAATTACTAGCAACACCTGGAAATCCGCTACTAAACCACGCCACCCAAGAAACACTGCCCCCCGGTTCCATCTTCAAGATTGTGACCACCGCAGCTGGTTTAGCCAATGGTTATAGCCGCGATTCCCAACTTCCCGGTGCTGCTGAAATAACTTTGCCTGGCACTACCCAAACCCTAACTAACTACGGCGGCCAAACCTGCGGGGGCGGGGACGGCGGAGATGTCAGCCTGCTCACCGCTTTTGAACATTCCTGCAATACCGCCTTTGTACAAATGAGCATCGATATGGGAGCAGCACCAATGCAAAAAGCTGCCACTTCCTTTGGTATTGGCCAAAGCTATGACCTGGGCATTCCCATGGCAAATGGGGCCCTAGGCGATATCACCGACCCAGCTATACGCGGACAATCTTCAATTGGGCAAAGAGACGTAAGTATGTCTGCTTTGCAGGCTGCAGTGATGGCTGGCACCGTCGCAAATGGTGGACAACGGATGACTCCGCATTTGGTTTCTGCAATTACAGATGTGGCAGGGCATGAAGTGCGCAAAATTAAACCAGAGGTGGCAGATAGCTCCTTGGATCCCGCAATAATGGCTGAGATTACTGATTTAATGCGCGCATCTGAGCGTTCTACCTGGGGTTATAAAGGAACAGATATAGCCTCGAAAACTGGCACTGCCGAGCACGGAGATAATACTTTGGGCCCACATACCTGGTACGTTGCATTTGGCCCCAGCAAAAATGCGGACGTAGCAGTAGCAGTAGTTGTTAAAAATGGCGGCCATTTGGGCGCCGGCGCAACCGGTGGGCAAGTAGCTTCCCCACTAGGTCGCACCGTACTTGAAGCCGCCCTCAGGGCCACCCGCTAG